The nucleotide sequence CCTTTTACAGAGCCTTCTACAGAATCCATGGAAGGATCATATTGCAGTGTTACAAAAGCGAAATAAAGGGCGGAACTAAAGATTAAGGCAAACACGTACAGGTAATAGTTTCTCAAGTTTTTCTTGATATTACGGAAAATGAGCTGATTAATGTTCATGTTGGACACCGCCTAAAACACCTTGCGTTTTCATGATGTCTTTAAAGAAGGTCTGTCGATCTTGATCTCCTTTCATTAATTGGGTGTAGATCTGTCCATCTTTTATGAAAACAACGCGGCTGCAATAGCTTGCGGCAACTGGATCATGTGTAACCATTAATATGGTGGCCGTACGATTTTCGTTGAGCGCACTGAGTTTATTTAATAGATCAGATGCAGACTTTGAATCAAGTGCACCTGTTGGTTCATCGGCAAAGATGATACTAGGCTCATGTATAAATGAACGTGCCGCAGATGTTCGCTGTTTTTGACCACCTGAGATTTCATTTGGATACTTATCTTTAACATCATAGATTCCTAACTCATTCGCTACCAACTCAAATTTACGTTCTGCCTCTTTTTTTGGTGTTTTTGTTATAGATAAAGGCAATAGAATGTTCTCTTTAACCGTTAACGTGTCTAACAAGTTGTAGTCTTGAAAGATAAAACCGAGATGGTTCTTGCGAAATTCGGCAAGCTGCTTTTCTTTCATAGCTGTCATTTCTACAGAATTAATATGAATGGTACCTTCACTTACCCGATCGATAGAGGAAAGGACATTTAATAAAGTTGTCTTACCAGAGCCAGAAGCCCCCATAATACTAACAAATTCTCCTTTTTCAACGGAAAGGTCTATTCCTTTTAATACTTGTTGTTTATTAAATTTATTTCCGTAACTTTTATAAAGCTTAGCTGCTTTTAATATACTCATGGTATTAACTCCTCTCTGATTAATTTCATTATAAAAAACGGAGTTATCTAATTTCCTTCCATTAAACGAACAAAATACAAAAGCATGTGACACTTTTGTCACATGCCCATAATCTGTTGAAATTCATTTTTGCTTGGGAACAGAAGGGTAAAGGTTGTTCCATCATGTAGCTTTGAATCTGCAGATATGTTTATATGAAGAGAATTTGCTGCTTTCCGAGCTAAGTACAACCCCATACCGGTTGAGGCTTGATCATGGTGTTGTGTAGTTGAAGTGAATCCTTTATCAAAAATACGGGGTAGATCTCGCTCGTCAATTCCACGTCCAGAGTCTTTAATTTCAAGGTATGTACGTTCATCTTGCACATAACTTTTTATCAAGATATCCGAGGAATCACTATACTTTACGGCGTTCGTAAGGATTTGACGAATGATAAATGCAAGCCATTTTGTATCAGCTAAAACATGCGTAATCTGCAGATCAAAATCAAACCCAATCCCTTTTTGAATGCACCACGACTGCAGTGTTTTTAGTTCAGAAAAAAGAAGAGATTCTAAATCAGCGTTCTCCATATAAAGATCGTTTTTAATAAAAGGAATTCTCTTTTGATGGAGCTGCTGATCGAGCAGAAGATGAATACGCAGCCACTCATACGTTAAATCAGCTTTAAATGCGTCATCGCCTATCCGCTGAATCATTAAGTGCATGGCTGTTAAAGGCGTTTTCACTTCATGAATCCAAGACAGCATCTCATCTTTTTCTTGCTCAATCTCAATTCTATTGTAAGAAGCGGTTTGCTTTAAATGTTGTGTTTGTTCGATGATACTTTTCTCTATAATCGCTTCAAAAGGAGACCTAGGTGAAAGGAGAGTAGAAGCATCAAGGGCGCTTTCTCTTTCGGTTAGCGTTTTATAGAAAGCTGTCTCTTTTTGATAACGTTGAAATAAAAATAAGAAGAAGAGAATAAAGAATAAAAAAACAAAATAACTTGCAGCAGACAGGGAGATGGCTGGATCTACATAAGCGACAAATAATAAAATCACCTGTTGGAGAAGGAAGAACAGGATCCAGCTTCTTCTTTCTGTTAAAAAGCGCTTAATCATACGTTGTCCTCTTCAATCGCCATATATCCCTGGCCTACTTTGGTTTCAATATATTGACCTAACATGATCTCATCTAGACGTTTTCGCAGTCGATTTACGTTAACGGTCAACGTGTTATCACTAATAAAACGTTTATCATCCCATAAGCTGTTTATAAGATTGTCACGACTAACGATTTTATTTTTTTGTTCAATCAGAAGCTTAAGAATGAACATTTCATTCTTTGTAAGTTCAACAGAGCCGTTATCGTTTGTTACTAAATTTTTGTCATAGTGTATGGTTGCCCCGCACCACGACTTCAAGGATACCGCTTCGTTGTTGTAGTTATAAACACGTCGTAAGATCGCATGGATCTTAGCGATTAATACGTCAAAATGAAAGGGCTTTTGTACAAAATCATCCGCTCCAAGCTGCATGGACATCACCATGTCACTCGGATGGTCGCGAGAGGATAAAAAGATAATGGGAACATTGGAATGAGACCGAATATTTCTGCACCAATGAAAGCCATCAAATTTAGGCAGCTGGATATCAATGATGACTAGGTCTGGTTTGATATCAATGAAATCCTGAATAACACGTCCAAAGTTAGTAATACCGTAAACCTCATACGACCATTGAGATAAACGTTCTTTAATTTCGTTAAATAGCGTTGAATCATCTTCAATTAATAAAACTTTAAACAAATCCATCACCACGCAAATCACCATATTATTTACATTGAGTGTATAGCATAACTTGGATATTTACTACCAAAAGCCGTTTATAAGAATTCTCTTTCATACGGCGATGGGATTTTTGTTTTTGTACAAATAAAAAGACCCCCATACTCGGGGGTCCTTTACAAAAACTATGAAACTTCAACTTCACTCATCAAACTGTGTGTATTTCCTTCAGAATCTTTAAAGAATACCATCCACGTTTCTGTATTTCCCATTTTTGCAACGATGTGCGGTGAATCGACGAACGCTACTCCTTTTTCCTGAAGCGTTTTGTAGGCTTGCTTAATGTGCTCAACGTTAAAATAAATAACAGAGCTGGAATGAGCAAACTCCTCTTTCTCAGGCAGGGTTAACATGATTCTAAGTCCGTTGCAATCAAAGAACGCCATCGTATCTGTCTGAAATAATAGATTTAGTCCTAAGATGTCCTTATAGAAATGAATCGAGCGTGTGATGTCATGAACCGGTACGGCAAGCTGTCCCACTTTTTGAATAACATTCGTTTGAATGGTCATGGTTATCTCTCCCTTATTGTTTTCTTCATCATCATAAACTAACTTAGCGTTTGATTCTTATCCAATATCACCTTTTTTCGGTATTGAAGGGGAGAGAGTCCAACGTGCTGTTTAAACAATTTGCTAAATGAAACAGGATTGTTCAGCCCAATTTCAAACGTAATGTCGGTCATTGAGTAGTCAAGGTTCTGTAACAAAGATATGGATTTTTTAATACGCAGATCTGCAATGTGTTGAAAAGGTGTTCTTTTATAGATGGTAAAGTAGTTTCGTAATAGATGATTGGGCGATAAACAAGAGACAGCAGCAATTTCATCAAGAGAAATATCCTTTTTATCAAAAAAAGCACGAATGTATTCATGGGCTATGGAGATTCTTTTATAAATTTCCTCACGTGTAGATGGCTTTGCAGCATCCAGTTTGTTCACTTTTTCCCACGTATTCATTTGCTCAAATACAATAGACTGCATGATGAAATGAAATTGTTCATCTAGTAAGAGTGAATCATCTTTATATAGATAGGTTGACTTCTTTAACTGATTTAATTGATCGTTCAGAACAGAACTTTTTTGATAAGTTTTTTCAAAAAAAGAATCAGGTGTCTTGTTATGGAAAGGTTCATCCAGAAGCTTAATGGATGAATCAGACATGTTCCGAAAAATATCATCAGCAAATTTATCTTGAAAAAAAACACAAAAGGATTCAACTTCCGTTTGTTCATCAATAGTGATGGCGTAAGGACCTGCGTTTAGCAGCAGATAAAAATCATCTTCAACGGCAAAATAACCTTTATTCGTTTTGTAATGAGCTTTTCCGTTCGTGAAGGTCTTGATGGAGAGAAGCCCGTTTCCATGCCAATCGAATTGGTCACTCTGTGCGTGCAGAATATAATTCGATGCGATTTTCTCAGCCATTATGTTTTTTCTCCTATACAGAGTTTAATAGGGAAATTATACCTTATAAAGCAGTTCGTGTACGCGTTTGTTTTAGGAATGTTTCACATGAAACAATGAAAAAAAGCACGGGCTTATAAGCCAATGCTAAAGGTTTTTAGTATGAAAAGACGTTTCTTTTTGATGACTTTTTATCCGTTTTAACTGTGCAACAATAATGATGCTGATGATGACGAGTAAGAACCAAGAGCTGATCTTACCGAGATGAACAAGTGACCAAGAGGTTTGTTGATTCGGGTACTGCCATGCTCCTAAAAAGGTTGTAATGTTTTCTGCAATCCATATAAAAAACCCAATTAATAAAAACGAAAGAATGATAGGCATTTTATATACTTTGTTGAGAATTCGATAATGAACAGTTGTTTGATAGAAAATCGGAAAAAGAAGAGTAATCAATATCCATCTTGCATCGATTAAAAAATGATGAGTAAAGAAATTCATATAGATCAGAAAACATATTCCAAAAGCGTACAGGGGTTTGGGCCATCCTGTAATGTGAAGATCTAATCGTCTCCAGCTCTGACAGATATAGCTTGCAACACTTGCATACATAAAGCCGCTGTAGAGGGGAACTCCATAGATCTTTGTATATGCTTCTTCTGGATAGCTCCACGAGCCCATATGAACCTTAAACAATTCTAGAGCAAGACCGATCAAGTGAAAGACACAAATGACTTTAAGTTCATCCATCGTTTCTAGTTTTGTCAGGATCATAACGATCTGGGTCAGCAAGCAAACGATTAGGATAAAATCGTATCGTGGTATAAGAGGGATGCTGATAAACTTTGAAAGTGCTAAAGCACCAAAGATAACGACAGGAAAGATACAAGAAAGTGCTTGTAAGTATGTGAACTGAACGAGCGCCCTCATGAGCCAACCACCTTTTTATAGATTAAAATGGAAATATATTGTATCTATAATAACCTATGGTGTTCAGAAGCACATCATACAAAAAGCTGTTTATTTTAACAGGGATCTGTCAGTTGACAGATTCATGTTAGTCTTGTAAAAAAGAGCTTACCTCTTTGTCAGTGCTGCATCAGCTAGTGAATAAACTATTGCATCATCTGTTGGTGGATTATGAAGACCGGCTCTTACATCTCGAAAGTGCCGTTGAAGCGGATTTTGTACAGAAAGACTTCTAGCCCCAACGATTCTCATCGCGAGATCAACCACTCTGTTCGCGCTGTTTGTTACAGAATGCTTAACTGCAGCGAGTTCTGTACCTAGATTCTGACGTTGTTCAGGGTGGTTTACCCATTTTTCAGCAACGGCGTGAAGAATCGTTCTTGCTTGAAATAGCTCAAGTTCGATCTTGCCAATCTTTCTTCTCACTTCTGGCACATCTGAGATAGGTCCTGATAAGGTGTTAGGGCTATACTCTGACGCAAATTCAATTGCGTAATTCCGTGCTGCTCTTGCGATACCTAGATAAACTGCAGGCACTTGCAGATACCAGCCTTTAGGTACGATGTTTTTCCCATCTTCTACGACAAGTAAATTTTCCTCAGGTACATAAACGTCGTTCAATAGGAGATCATCACTTTTTGTTCCTCTCATCGAGATGCTGTCCCATGTTTCTTTTACAAAAACCCCTTTTTCTTTGTGATTTACTAAGAAAAATCCTTTATGATTGGTTTCTGAGATTGTGGCTGTGATGACCGAGTAATCAAGGGCTTCTGCCATAGAAGTAAAAGCCTTGCTTCCGTTAATCAGCCATCCGTCTGCTTTCTTGACTGCTGTTGTAGTAGGTATACCCCCTCGAGAGGGACTTCCTGTCGCGCGCTCTGTTTGTGCCAAGTTAATGAGTGCTTTTTGTTCAACAACTTTTCGGCTAAGATTAGCGAACGCGTCGCCTTTCCAATGCCGGTTTTCTGCCGCCTCTAAAAGTGTACCCAGATGCCACCCAAGAGAGAGGGCAGTAGGAGCATCTCCCTCAGCTAAGTGCTCTTGAATGGTTAAAAACTCAAGAAGATTTAATCCTTTACCACCATATTCTTTTGGGATGGTGAGTGAAAGGAAATCATGATCCTTCAGGTCTTGAAAGTTCTCATATGGGAAAATTCCTTCTCGATCTACATGTTCTGCTCGTTTCTTAAAGTTTTCTTTTAGTGATAGGGCGGTGTTTATAGTCTCTTCAAAAGTATCTTTTTGGATGGTTTTTCTCAAAGGTATGCTCATGTTTGCCTCCTATAGTTTTTGGAAATAAGTTGGATTTTGTATTTGGCTTACATAAAGGACTTCACTGACCCGTTGATTGGAGTGTAAGGTGGGAGACTCCTGCGGGACAGGTAGGCAGGTGAGACACTTAAAAGTGAAGCGTACGAATGTGGCTCACCGCCTGCCCCGCGGAAAGCGAGCACCTGGAACGGAAATCAACCGCTCACATGACATCGAAGTACAACCAAGCACAAAAAAGCCCTCTTTCAAAGACGAAAGAGGACGTAGATTCCATGTGCTAACACGCTCTCTCATCTATCAGACATTCAAAGAACATCTGCTGGAATTAGCACCTTTCTTTTAATAAAAGCGGTTGCTGCAGGATCGTAGGACCAGTTCCTCCCCTGACTCTTGATAAGATACAATATTTAATTATTAGTCATCACTATAGAGGATAAAACAAACCGCTGTCAACAAAAAAACTGATTGTTAAGAAAATTAATTTATTTCTCTAAATTCCATTGACAGGTTATTTTTATTCCTGTATATTTCGTTACTAAATTGAATATTATCGATTCCTTATCGAGAGAGGTGGAGGGACTGGCCCTTTGAAGCCTCGGCAACAACTATTTTTAGTACTGTGCCAATTCCAGCAAGCTAGTAGCTTGAAAGATAAGAGGAGATCTATATACGTATGTTTATTTAACGTATTTTTAAACCTCTTCTTAATTTGAAGAGGTTTTTTCATTTTCTCTTGGAACGGGTACAAAAAAATTCTATGCAACGGAGGAAACAATTTTGAGTAAAGAAATTTTGTTTAACGCGTTTGAGATGACGAGTGCCATGCATAATTCTCATGGCCTTTGGAAGCACCCGGAGAACAAGAGACATAGAAACTACAAGAATCTGAATTATTGGATTGAATACGCAAAACTTCTAGAAAAAGGAAAGTTTGATGCTGTGTTTTTTGCAGATGTGCTCGGCGTATATGACGTGTACAAAAAAAGCAAGCATCCGTCAATCCGTGATGGATTGCAAGTGCCGCTGAATGATCCAGCGCTTCTCATATCTGCGATGGCGAGTGTTACAGAAAATCTATCGTTTGCCGTAACGGTTAGTACTACGTATGAACAGCCCTTTGGCAACGCGAGACGTTTTTCCACACTTGATCACTTAACAAAAGGTCGTATCGCTTGGAATGTGGTCACGTCTTACTTGCCGAACGCTGCAAGGAATTTTGGTTTAGAAGATATGATTAAACATGATGAGAGGTACAACATCGCTGATGAATATTTAGAAGTGTCATACAAGCTTTGGGAAAGCAGCTGGGAAGATGGTGCATTTATTGAAGACCCCGAAAACAATACGCTTGTAGATCCTGAGAAAGTTCATGAGATTAATCATAAAGGACAATATTTTAATGTCGAAGGACCACATTTAAGTGAGCCTTCGCTACAAAGAACACCTGTGATTTATCAAGCTGGAACGTCAGAGCGAGGCCGTGATTTTGCAGCAAAGCATGCAGAGTGTATCTTCGTTGGCGGCCCAACACCTCAAAGAATTCGCTATTATACGAACGACATTCGAGAGCGTGCAGAAAAACACGGTCGAAACCCTGAAAACATCAAAATTTTTTCATTCTTAAACGTGGTGGTCGGAAAAACAACAGAAGAAGCAGAAGAAAAGTTTAAAGAATATGCAAGCGTATGGAGTGCTGATGCTGCAAAAGCACAATACGGGGCAAGCGGTTATGATATTGCAGAATATGAAGAATTAGATCCAGATACTCCTTTTGGATACAACAAATCAACAGAAGGCGGACATTATAAAGCTGCAACGCTTACTACGGATGCTCCGAAACCTTTGACAGTAGGAGAGGTATTGAATCGCTTCGAGTCCCCTGACAGAGGAAGTTTTATCATCGGCAACCCAGAAGAGGTAGCAGATGGCATCCAAGCACAGTTTGAAGAGTCTGGAGTGGACGGGTTCAACTTAAATCACCTTGTAACACCTGGAGATTTAGAGTCTTTTGTGGAGTTAGTTGTTCCTGTTCTTCAAGAGAGAGGTCTTTACAAAAAAGAATACAACAAAGGCACACTACGCGAAAAATTATTTCCTAACGGGGAGTCGTTATTGCCAAAAGACCATCCTGGGGCAAAATATAGACGAGTTTTTGCAGAAAGCAGATAAAAATGAAAGAAGTGGGGAGAGAGATAAATTGAAAAGATATTCGTTATTTACTATTGCAGCTATCTTTATTATCGTACTGTTGACAAGCTGTGGTTCATCAGAAGAAGGTGCAACAAAGAAAATTACATTAGGGGCAACCGTTCCATACAGTGACATGCTTGAAAAAGGGGTAAAACCTTATCTTGAGAAAAAGGGCTACACCGTTGAAGTAAAAGAGTTCAATGATTATGTTCAGCCAAATATTTCATTGAAAAGCGGTTCATTGGATGCCAACCTTTTTCAGCATAAAGTTTATATGGACGCTTTTGGAGCAGAGAATAATATGAAACTCGCTTCTGTCATAACAGTGCCGACTGCACCGATCGGAATTTATTCTAAGAAATACAAATCACTAGATGAAATAAAGCCTGGAAGCACGGTTACTTTAGCGAATGATCCAACTAACTTAGCGAGAGGTTTGACCGTTTTAAGAGATAACGGATTAATTGAGATTGACGGTTCGGCAAATCCTTTAAAAGTATCGGAAAAAGACGTTACCAAAAATCCGAAGAACCTTAAATTTCAGCCTGTAGAGGCTGCACAAACTCCTCGAACACTAGATTCGGTAGATTTGGCAGCAGTAAACGGAAACTTTGCCATCTCTTCAGGTCTGGACCTGAAGGATGCCCTTGTTAAAGACAAACTGCCTGAGGAAATCATTAATCGAATTGTTGTACTTGAAAAAGATAAGAATTCTAAGCTAGCAAAAGATCTTAAAGCAGCAGTAGAATCAGATGAATTTAGGAAAGTAATAGAGAGTGATTTTAATGAGTTTCATAAGCCAGATTGGATGAATAAGTAATTACTACTTTTCACATGATTTGTACGAAAAGCAACTAAGTTTACAATAACAGCAAAACAAAAAAACCACTGACATAATGGGCTTTCCATCACGTCAGTGGTTTTTTGCATGTAGATATTAACGAACACCTTTCATGAACCCTTGAATCTTAGGCGAGAGCATGAATAGGATAATACTTAGAAGAATGGCTACTCCACCAATTACTCCAAAGTACATCATTTCTGTTTTATCTGTATAGAATTTAACGATTTGTGCGTTAATTGCCTGTGCAGCTGCACTGGATAAGAACCATAAGCTCATCGTTTGTGCAGAGAATGCAGCAGGTGCAAGTTTCGTTGTTGCTGAAAGACCAACTGGTGATAAGAGAAGCTCACCAAGAACAACGATAAAGTAACTAAGCACAAGCCATAATGGATTAACTAGAGAATCTTCTCCACCAAAGTATGCAGGAAGAAGAATAACTAGGAATGATAATCCTGCAAATAATAAACTTAAAGCAAATTTCTTTGGTACTGTCGGTTGACGATCACCAAGCTTTACCCAGATCCAAGCAAATAATGGAGCTAGAACAATGATGAATAACGGGTTCAATGATTGGAACCAAGCAGGTGAAATCGTAATACCTGCAAATTCAAGGTCCGTACGCTTGTCTGCATATACAGCAAGAATTGTAGAACCTTGTTCTTGAATAGCCCAGAACATTACAGATGCAATGAATAACGGGATATAAGCGATAATTCTTGAACGCTCAGTAGCTGTCGTTTTAGGACTACGGTACATAACAATAAAGTAGATAGTCGGAATCGTGATACCGAAAATACCAACTAATGTAATGAATACGTCTAATGTAAAGATACCAACAGGAATTGTTGTACCTAGAATTACAGCTAACACAACCACACTAATACCAACGATTAATGATACTTTTTTCTTCTCAGCTGGAGATAATGGGTTAGGAACAACAGTACCTGCAAGACCAAGATTCTTTTTCTTAGTAACAGCAAATACGATTAGTCCTAATAGCATACCAAGTGCTGCAATTCCAAATCCTAGATGGAAGCTCGTTTTTGAAACTTCTCCTACAATTAATGGAGATAGGAAAGCACCTAAGTTAATACCCATATAGAAAATACTGAAACCAGCATCTCGGCGATTATCATCTGTTGCATACATGTCACCTACTACGCTTGATACGTTAGGTTTAAGTAAGCCTGTCCCAATAACGATAAAGACCATTGAAATGAATAACATAGTCAGATCGCCCGGTAGTGACAAGACAATATGACCGATCATAATTAAAATACCACCATAGAATAGTGCTCTAGATGTACCAAAAACTCTGTCTGCTAACCAACCACCAATTACACCTGACATATATACAAGTGAACCATAAATGGACATGATTGCTAAAGCAGAGGACTCTTCTAGCCCTAAACCGCCTTTTGAAACTTCATAGTACATGTAATAAATGAGGATTGCTCTCATTCCATAGTAAGAAAAGCGCTCCCAAAACTCAGTGAAGAAAAGTGTAAATAGACCTTTAGGATGTCCAAAGAAGCCTTTTTGAGGTACACTATCCACAATTTTCTGTCTATTGATGTCTGACATAAGACAACCTCCTTTAGTTCATTAAATATAATACTTTGAAATATTTATTATTGTCAAAAGTTTTCGGCTTGTCTATTATTACAGGTTTTTATGCATTCGTAAATGGAAATTACAACCTATATAGGCCTAATGGCTTATATCTATGCAAAATGTAGAATAAAACATGTATAAATAAAGTAAAAAAAATTCTAAAGTAGTATGCTCAAAAATCAAAAATAATTGTAAGGTGTTGGGAAAATACTTATAACATTGTGATACGAGTAAGATTTCAGTAGTATAGAAGAATAAGTTTAAGGTTTGAAAAGAGGTCTTTATCAATGAACAAAAATTCCATTTATGGATTAACAATTGAACAGCTTACAGCATGGCTTGGCCAGCACGGATATAAACCCTATCGCGCTTCACAAGTTTGGAACTATCTCTATAGAGAGCGGGTAACCACTTTTTCGGAAATGATCGATATCAAAGACGATTGTATCGAATTATTAACCGAAAACTTCACCATTCAAACGCTTCGTGAGCACGTTAAGCAAGAAGCATCAGATGGAACAGTAAAATTTTTATTTAAATTGAATGACGGCAACTTGATCGAAACCGTACTGATGAGACATAAATACGGCTTATCTGTATGTGTAACGACCCAAGTAGGATGTAATATCGGGTGCAGTTTCTGTGCGAGTGGTTTGTTAACAAAAACACGGGATCTATCCAGTGGGGAAATTGTAGAGCAGATCATGAACGTTCAGCATCATTTAGACGCAGTGGGTAAGGGAGAAAAAGTAAGTCATATCGTAGTAATGGGAATCGGCGAACCCTTTGATAACTTTGAGAACATGGTGGACTTCTTAAAAATCATGATCGATCAGAAGGGGCTTGCGATCGGATCAAGGCATATTACGGTCTCTACTAGTGGAATCGTTAATAAGATGTACGAGTTTGCAGATGTGAACATCCCTGTAAATCTCGCTTTATCCCTTCACGCACCAAATAATGAACTGCGTACACGAATTATGAAGATCAACAGAGCTTTTCCCGTTGAAAAGCTAATGGATGCAATCAACTATTATATTGAGAAAACAAATCGCAGGATTACAATTGAATATATTCTATTAAAAGATGTAAATGATCATGTAGAAGAAGCGGTCGAACTCGCGGCTCTTTTTCAAGACAAAAAGAAGAAAACGTATATTAACTTAATTCCATATAACCCAGTGGATGAGCATAGTCAG is from Fictibacillus sp. b24 and encodes:
- the rlmN gene encoding 23S rRNA (adenine(2503)-C(2))-methyltransferase RlmN, with the translated sequence MNKNSIYGLTIEQLTAWLGQHGYKPYRASQVWNYLYRERVTTFSEMIDIKDDCIELLTENFTIQTLREHVKQEASDGTVKFLFKLNDGNLIETVLMRHKYGLSVCVTTQVGCNIGCSFCASGLLTKTRDLSSGEIVEQIMNVQHHLDAVGKGEKVSHIVVMGIGEPFDNFENMVDFLKIMIDQKGLAIGSRHITVSTSGIVNKMYEFADVNIPVNLALSLHAPNNELRTRIMKINRAFPVEKLMDAINYYIEKTNRRITIEYILLKDVNDHVEEAVELAALFQDKKKKTYINLIPYNPVDEHSQYQRSDQESVLAFYDTLKKNSINCKIRQEHGTDIDAACGQLRSKQIKKDKDQSNIS